In one Balneolales bacterium ANBcel1 genomic region, the following are encoded:
- the htpG gene encoding molecular chaperone HtpG, with protein MAKSTKQQFEFKAEMKQLLHLIVNSLYTNPEVFLRELISNSSDALNKVRFKQVTGEKVQSPKLPAEIRIEVDEEKQFFAIEDTGIGMNFEDLTERLGTVASSGTMKFIEQLKDQKKKLDGNMIGQFGVGFYSAFMVAEEISVETRHADPDEKAWKWVSDGQGTYEIEESDRTERGTRISFRLKDEHKEYAGAERVKQLIRKYSNFVDYSIKVNGEEVNSQGALWHKNKNDVTEEERNEFYKFISNDFQEPLDHLHLAMEGRMNFKALLFVPKQAKPDFFRTENLTSVQLYSNRVFVQEDCKDLIPEYLRFVEGVVDSEDLPLNVSREVTQYSPVMNKIKDVLVNKILGMIEYWAESEPEKFRTFYDEFGPLFKSGLNSDFGNRERLTELLYFHSTKSGEQSADTKGGEKEKSESGETAAQKGLEDLVSLSAYVERMPESQKEIYYLSGDNLDELRRDPKLEYFRKKGIEVLLLADPVDAFVVPGLGTYKEKPLKSIEKADLDLEEDADDKQEKVSGDALEKLVAIFKEVSGDRVENVVPSKRLVDSAVTLTIGKEGMDSHMEQMMKMMGQDMGPSKRILEINPSHPVIRNLSGMQQKGEGDLVKLMARQLYDGALLMQGDLESPGEFVKRMTRVMEQATSR; from the coding sequence ATGGCAAAGAGCACAAAACAACAGTTTGAGTTCAAGGCGGAGATGAAACAGCTCCTTCATCTGATCGTTAATTCGCTCTATACCAACCCCGAAGTATTTCTGCGGGAGCTGATATCCAACTCATCCGACGCGTTGAACAAGGTCCGGTTCAAGCAGGTCACCGGCGAGAAGGTGCAATCTCCGAAGCTGCCGGCGGAGATCCGCATCGAAGTGGATGAAGAGAAACAGTTTTTCGCGATTGAGGATACCGGCATCGGAATGAATTTCGAGGACCTGACCGAGCGCCTCGGAACCGTGGCCAGCTCCGGCACCATGAAATTCATCGAACAGCTAAAGGATCAGAAGAAGAAGCTGGACGGCAACATGATCGGGCAGTTCGGCGTCGGGTTCTATTCGGCGTTTATGGTGGCCGAGGAGATCAGTGTGGAAACCCGTCACGCCGATCCGGATGAAAAGGCGTGGAAGTGGGTCTCGGACGGACAGGGCACCTACGAAATTGAGGAATCCGACCGCACCGAACGCGGCACCCGGATATCGTTCCGGTTGAAGGATGAGCACAAAGAGTACGCCGGAGCGGAGCGTGTGAAGCAGCTCATCCGGAAATATTCCAACTTTGTGGACTACAGTATCAAGGTGAACGGCGAAGAGGTTAACTCGCAGGGCGCGCTTTGGCACAAAAATAAAAACGATGTCACGGAAGAGGAGCGTAACGAGTTCTACAAATTTATCTCCAACGACTTCCAGGAGCCGCTCGATCATCTGCATCTGGCTATGGAGGGGCGGATGAATTTCAAGGCGCTCCTTTTTGTGCCGAAGCAGGCGAAGCCGGATTTCTTCCGGACCGAGAATTTGACTTCGGTACAGCTTTACTCGAATCGCGTTTTTGTGCAGGAGGATTGCAAGGATCTGATTCCGGAGTATCTGCGGTTTGTGGAGGGGGTGGTCGACAGTGAGGATCTGCCGCTGAACGTATCCCGCGAAGTCACACAGTACTCGCCTGTGATGAACAAGATCAAGGATGTGCTGGTGAACAAGATTCTCGGCATGATCGAGTACTGGGCCGAAAGTGAGCCGGAGAAATTTCGCACGTTTTATGATGAGTTTGGTCCGCTGTTTAAATCGGGCCTCAACTCCGATTTCGGCAATCGTGAGCGGCTGACCGAGCTGCTTTACTTCCACAGCACAAAAAGCGGGGAGCAATCGGCGGATACGAAGGGTGGTGAGAAGGAAAAATCCGAATCCGGTGAGACGGCCGCACAAAAGGGGCTGGAGGATCTGGTGTCGTTGAGTGCTTATGTGGAGCGCATGCCGGAATCACAAAAGGAGATCTACTATCTCTCCGGTGATAATCTCGACGAGCTGCGGCGCGATCCCAAGCTGGAGTATTTCCGCAAGAAAGGGATTGAGGTACTGCTGCTGGCCGATCCGGTGGATGCCTTCGTGGTGCCGGGTCTGGGAACCTATAAGGAAAAGCCGCTCAAGAGCATAGAGAAGGCGGACCTGGATCTGGAGGAGGATGCCGACGACAAGCAGGAAAAGGTATCCGGCGATGCGCTCGAAAAACTGGTAGCCATCTTCAAAGAGGTGTCGGGCGACCGCGTGGAAAATGTGGTGCCGTCAAAGCGCCTGGTCGATTCGGCGGTGACGCTGACGATCGGCAAGGAGGGCATGGACAGTCACATGGAACAGATGATGAAGATGATGGGACAGGATATGGGTCCGTCGAAACGAATCCTGGAGATCAA